The following proteins come from a genomic window of Thermoproteus sp.:
- a CDS encoding heat-shock protein Hsp70, giving the protein MVELSDSYRLKYVFGIDFGTSYTKYGPITQAEPNMVQTRGLFLRDVPESVKMRIPNDVLARGLVVGDEEVRNYLSSVRDVQRNLKYPLKDGVARRDDEDAWAVLRELARYVLAQYPVADPEFKGWLVSIALSALAPDYMYRGFFDIFEKISAELKSVYAVTILPQPLAVAIAENAVNCVIVEGGHGNIQVAPISFALIREGLVALNRGGAEANAITRELLKDMGYGDIAREEYVAETVKRAIGLVPRNLDRAIAAAKANPDKFTARVRLSPITEIEIPREYAWTRFLIGEIVFDPRHEEFKSYIDQSRIKIEDAVVGDVTLYGEMDLASAIVSSLRSVSVEVQERVASNVILSGGAFKWEVPSGLEEHAVGSVDKIRLMLAETNRELAARVNVRMVKEPQYSVWRGAVIYGYALPLSLKWDNINKEGWYIISGTS; this is encoded by the coding sequence GTGGTCGAGCTCAGCGACAGCTATAGGCTGAAGTACGTATTCGGGATAGACTTCGGCACGAGCTACACGAAATACGGCCCGATAACACAAGCCGAGCCCAATATGGTCCAGACGAGGGGCCTGTTCCTACGCGACGTGCCGGAGTCCGTCAAGATGAGGATCCCAAACGACGTGCTGGCGAGGGGCCTGGTGGTGGGGGACGAGGAGGTGCGGAACTACCTCTCGAGCGTTAGGGACGTCCAGCGCAACCTCAAATACCCGTTGAAGGACGGCGTGGCGAGGAGGGACGACGAAGACGCGTGGGCCGTCTTGAGGGAGCTGGCGAGGTACGTCTTGGCGCAATACCCCGTGGCGGACCCTGAGTTCAAGGGCTGGCTCGTGTCGATTGCCCTTTCGGCGCTGGCCCCGGACTATATGTATAGGGGATTTTTCGACATTTTCGAAAAGATATCGGCGGAGTTGAAATCGGTATACGCCGTGACAATCTTGCCGCAACCTTTAGCTGTAGCCATAGCGGAGAACGCGGTCAACTGCGTAATAGTCGAGGGAGGCCACGGCAACATACAAGTGGCACCTATAAGCTTCGCCCTCATTAGGGAGGGCCTGGTCGCGCTGAATAGAGGAGGGGCCGAGGCCAACGCCATAACACGCGAATTGCTTAAAGATATGGGCTACGGCGATATAGCGCGCGAGGAGTACGTCGCCGAGACCGTCAAGAGAGCGATAGGTCTGGTCCCGCGCAATTTGGACAGGGCCATAGCTGCCGCCAAGGCGAATCCGGACAAGTTCACAGCTAGAGTCAGACTTTCGCCCATAACGGAAATAGAGATACCTAGAGAATACGCCTGGACTAGATTCCTAATAGGCGAGATAGTATTCGATCCGAGACACGAGGAGTTCAAGAGCTATATAGACCAAAGCAGGATAAAGATAGAGGACGCCGTAGTGGGCGACGTGACTCTATACGGCGAGATGGATTTGGCCTCGGCGATAGTCTCCTCCCTTAGGAGCGTGTCCGTGGAAGTACAAGAGAGGGTGGCGTCCAATGTGATACTCAGCGGCGGCGCGTTCAAATGGGAGGTCCCCAGCGGGCTTGAAGAACATGCCGTAGGTAGTGTCGACAAGATAAGGCTCATGCTGGCCGAGACCAATAGGGAGCTGGCCGCCAGAGTCAACGTCAGGATGGTCAAAGAGCCTCAATATTCCGTATGGCGCGGCGCCGTCATATACGGCTACGCCCTCCCTCTATCGCTTAAATGGGACAACATAAATAAAGAGGGCTGGTATATAATTAGTGGAACTAGCTAG
- a CDS encoding helix-turn-helix domain-containing protein, with product MNRIKSALKALGLDDRDLAIYALLVERGPLTAREIAEAVNTPYTKIYQHLDALEAWGFVERLEGRPARYAAKPPLEVYRGLVSFMSTALRALKEQIDMLQALYEARYGGASTTFIALIRGEKVHNLIEEVIKSSDGAVYVALPYPELITPSIMETIKEESKRIEVKLLSTKRLVGYIDLPPRIDVRALDDMFGGGALGNSAVLVVKHGDGLLGIHGNERYLLDIAKTYFNYLWDKAEPIRKH from the coding sequence GTGAACAGAATAAAGTCGGCGCTTAAGGCCTTGGGCCTCGACGACCGCGACCTCGCGATATACGCCCTGCTGGTTGAGCGCGGGCCGCTTACGGCTAGAGAAATAGCCGAGGCGGTCAATACGCCTTACACGAAGATATATCAACACCTAGATGCACTGGAGGCGTGGGGCTTTGTGGAGCGTTTGGAGGGGCGCCCCGCCCGATATGCCGCCAAGCCCCCGCTTGAAGTCTATAGGGGCCTGGTTTCGTTTATGTCTACTGCGCTCAGAGCGCTGAAGGAACAAATAGATATGCTTCAGGCCCTCTATGAGGCTAGATACGGCGGGGCCTCCACTACCTTTATAGCGCTGATTAGAGGCGAGAAGGTCCACAACCTAATAGAGGAGGTCATAAAGTCCAGCGATGGGGCGGTCTACGTGGCGCTCCCCTACCCCGAATTGATCACGCCGAGCATAATGGAGACCATAAAGGAGGAATCGAAAAGGATAGAGGTGAAGCTTCTCTCCACCAAGAGGCTTGTCGGCTATATAGATCTGCCTCCGCGTATAGACGTCAGAGCGCTAGACGATATGTTCGGCGGAGGGGCCCTCGGCAATTCGGCGGTGCTCGTCGTAAAACACGGCGACGGTCTGTTGGGCATACACGGCAACGAGCGGTATCTGTTGGATATAGCCAAGACTTATTTCAACTACCTTTGGGACAAGGCGGAGCCCATACGTAAGCATTAA
- a CDS encoding radical SAM protein produces the protein MSKQVLELAKPARLVDLSRFNLPSRYKATLLNEAWQNTVKRQFALPEHVRVVKTSLSVCPVCNRRIPMAVYEENGAIWLKKVCPEHGVFEDLYWGDAEMYYYFLQWDTPEYIAKGLANPYTDLQFYTEMGSCPMGCGLCPVHKSDTVLAIVDVTNRCNMACPVCFANAGAAGYVYEPTLEQIEYMLRTLRAQRPWPPNALQLSGGEPTLRDDLPEIVRMAKKLGFTHVEVNTNGIRLANEPEFYKALLDAGLSTLYLQFDTIDEGNEGVVRHRLYNPKAYAAVRRKLLEVARKLGHRSIVPVVTLAKGYNDKDLGKILDFAIQNRDVIRWVNIQPVSFAGRARLYSKEELRKFRITIPDTIIEIERQTGGLISRWDWRPTNWPVAVAKMVEALTDSPKPLFSMNPVCGAATFIYYDEDEKKIYPITKLVDVDAFESIAWDVYKTAKRGKTVWKAVAATKAMKLLRTVKHRKIRGLIQDFLLKKDYDSLGQFFFNIVGLGIMHFMDVMNFDVERIQRCDIHYATPDGRVIPFCTYNNFHRERIEQSFRVDPKMWTKITGVSLTGWKRAATPGHPF, from the coding sequence ATGAGCAAACAAGTGTTGGAGTTAGCCAAGCCGGCTCGGCTCGTCGATTTGAGCCGCTTCAACCTGCCCAGCAGATATAAGGCCACCCTCCTCAACGAGGCTTGGCAGAATACTGTTAAGAGACAGTTCGCCTTGCCCGAACACGTCAGGGTCGTCAAGACCTCGCTCTCGGTCTGTCCTGTTTGCAATAGGCGCATACCCATGGCAGTCTACGAGGAGAACGGCGCCATATGGCTAAAGAAGGTCTGTCCCGAACACGGCGTATTTGAAGACCTCTATTGGGGCGACGCCGAGATGTACTACTACTTCCTGCAGTGGGACACGCCCGAGTATATAGCTAAAGGCCTCGCCAACCCCTACACGGACCTACAGTTCTATACAGAAATGGGCTCGTGCCCCATGGGTTGCGGGCTGTGCCCCGTCCATAAGTCCGACACAGTCTTGGCGATAGTCGACGTGACGAATAGATGCAATATGGCCTGCCCCGTATGTTTCGCCAACGCGGGGGCCGCCGGCTACGTCTACGAGCCTACCCTCGAACAGATAGAGTACATGTTGAGGACCTTGAGGGCCCAGAGGCCGTGGCCCCCCAACGCGTTGCAACTCAGCGGCGGCGAGCCCACCTTGAGGGACGACCTGCCCGAGATAGTGAGGATGGCCAAAAAGCTCGGCTTCACCCACGTGGAGGTCAACACCAACGGCATAAGGCTCGCCAACGAGCCCGAGTTCTACAAGGCGCTGTTGGACGCCGGGCTGTCCACATTGTACCTACAATTTGACACGATAGACGAAGGCAACGAGGGGGTGGTGAGACATAGGCTTTACAACCCCAAGGCCTACGCCGCGGTGAGGCGCAAGCTGTTGGAGGTAGCGCGCAAGTTGGGCCATAGGTCCATAGTGCCTGTCGTCACTTTGGCCAAAGGCTATAACGACAAGGACCTAGGTAAGATATTGGACTTCGCCATACAGAATAGAGACGTGATAAGGTGGGTCAACATACAGCCCGTCTCCTTCGCAGGCCGCGCGAGGCTGTACAGCAAGGAGGAGTTGAGGAAATTCAGAATAACGATACCCGACACCATCATCGAGATAGAGAGACAGACCGGCGGCCTTATAAGCAGGTGGGACTGGAGGCCCACCAACTGGCCGGTCGCCGTGGCCAAGATGGTAGAGGCGCTGACGGATTCGCCGAAGCCTCTATTCTCCATGAACCCCGTCTGCGGCGCCGCGACGTTCATATACTACGACGAGGACGAGAAGAAGATATACCCCATAACGAAGCTGGTTGACGTCGACGCCTTCGAGAGTATCGCCTGGGACGTCTATAAGACAGCCAAACGCGGAAAGACCGTCTGGAAGGCCGTGGCGGCCACCAAGGCCATGAAGCTCCTCCGCACCGTGAAGCACAGGAAGATAAGAGGGCTGATACAGGACTTCCTGCTCAAAAAGGACTACGACAGCTTAGGCCAGTTCTTCTTCAACATAGTGGGTCTGGGCATAATGCACTTCATGGACGTCATGAACTTCGACGTAGAGAGGATACAGCGTTGCGACATCCACTACGCCACGCCCGACGGCCGCGTCATTCCGTTCTGCACGTATAACAACTTCCACAGGGAGAGAATAGAACAATCGTTTAGGGTAGACCCCAAGATGTGGACTAAAATAACGGGCGTCTCGCTGACCGGCTGGAAGAGAGCCGCTACGCCCGGCCACCCCTTCTAA
- a CDS encoding aldo/keto reductase, with amino-acid sequence MRDVKCVKSVGCVSAVGMGTWGVGGGFWTPDYSNDEGWVAALKLGIELGMTLIDTAEMYGGGHSEELVGRAIKGFKRDDLFIVTKVWPNHAKYEDALRSIEASVRRLGTYADLVLLHWPSDSVPLCETVKAFEEAVDKGLARYWGLSNFEVRGIEEARRCAKKYDIAAVENRYSLKHRADEASVIPYAEREGLLYLAYTPIEKGALAHDKLLTELGKKYGKTAIQVALNWYIGLGTVVPIPKASNMEHVRENAGAMGWRLSREDWELISRHFR; translated from the coding sequence ATGCGCGACGTGAAGTGCGTGAAGTCTGTCGGTTGCGTGTCGGCTGTCGGCATGGGAACGTGGGGCGTGGGGGGCGGCTTCTGGACCCCCGACTACAGCAACGACGAGGGCTGGGTCGCCGCCCTCAAGTTGGGCATAGAGCTGGGCATGACGCTCATAGATACAGCCGAGATGTACGGCGGCGGGCACAGCGAGGAGCTAGTCGGCAGGGCCATAAAGGGCTTCAAGAGGGACGACCTATTCATAGTCACTAAGGTGTGGCCGAACCACGCCAAGTACGAAGACGCCTTGAGGTCCATCGAGGCCAGCGTGAGAAGGCTGGGGACCTACGCGGACTTGGTGTTGTTGCACTGGCCCAGCGACTCGGTGCCCCTATGTGAGACGGTTAAGGCGTTTGAGGAGGCCGTAGACAAGGGCTTGGCCAGGTACTGGGGCCTTAGCAACTTCGAGGTGAGGGGCATAGAGGAGGCCAGGCGGTGCGCTAAGAAGTACGACATAGCCGCGGTTGAGAATAGATACAGCTTAAAGCATAGAGCGGACGAGGCGTCGGTGATACCCTACGCCGAGAGGGAAGGGCTGTTGTATTTGGCCTATACGCCGATAGAGAAGGGCGCCTTGGCCCACGACAAGTTGCTCACGGAGCTCGGCAAGAAGTACGGCAAGACGGCAATACAGGTGGCCCTCAATTGGTATATAGGGCTCGGCACCGTGGTGCCTATACCTAAGGCCAGCAACATGGAACACGTTCGGGAGAACGCAGGGGCGATGGGCTGGCGCCTCAGCAGAGAAGATTGGGAGTTAATAAGTAGACATTTCAGGTGA
- a CDS encoding nucleotidyltransferase family protein — translation MGLAVVVLAAGESKRFGSFKLLADFCGAPVVVRAVSTVVATGLPTYVVVGHKAEEVQRALRGLGVGFIYNPWYRLGLSSSLKAAVTALPNFDGYIIALGDMPLVSAGTYRALIDNAGRAPIVYPTYRGARGNPVYISRAVLPYVMELEGDVGVRALMGRLESLGVEVDDPGVLIDVDRREDVATC, via the coding sequence ATGGGCCTTGCGGTGGTCGTGCTGGCGGCCGGCGAGTCGAAGAGGTTCGGCTCGTTTAAGCTCTTGGCGGACTTCTGCGGGGCGCCCGTCGTGGTGAGGGCCGTCTCGACGGTTGTGGCGACGGGGTTGCCGACGTATGTAGTGGTCGGCCATAAGGCAGAGGAGGTGCAGAGGGCTCTGCGGGGCCTCGGCGTCGGCTTTATATATAACCCTTGGTATCGACTCGGCCTCAGCTCCAGCCTTAAGGCCGCGGTGACGGCCTTGCCGAATTTCGACGGCTATATAATAGCCCTCGGCGACATGCCCCTAGTGTCCGCCGGCACCTATAGGGCTTTGATAGACAACGCGGGTAGAGCGCCCATCGTCTACCCCACCTATAGGGGGGCCCGAGGCAATCCCGTCTACATAAGCCGCGCCGTTCTGCCGTACGTGATGGAGCTCGAGGGGGACGTGGGCGTTAGGGCGTTGATGGGCCGCCTCGAGTCGCTGGGAGTTGAGGTGGACGATCCTGGCGTCCTCATCGACGTGGACCGGCGGGAGGACGTCGCGACATGCTGA
- a CDS encoding SMC family ATPase, protein MWAISRIKLKDFKVYSGEYELVLSPVTAIVGRVGAGKSSLLQAIEFALFGREMETRQRIAKLVDLININSDSAWVELELTDGTEKAVIRRSLNRRGRSRLELRIRGEKLSDLDAEEKLKEISGISSEDYDRVIYISHYALEDFIHGDKIRRTSLIDKILQIDILDNIQKLINKSIKNLLEETEKIRIKIAYYEKYRDILEKYGSISKIKEVKTSLERELEEISRQENNLLTRYKQLLEDRKKYIDKISRLQDKITAYYKAKSELELLEEYGYSYNTELAQIDELKDRFLGILAEFEHIVSPQIVEAISKESDPARLAELFNDAYKELLKAKSSLSELSSSIEAQRNMLQTKLNELNIEISKVRAKLEQLDVLYKKFKDLESKYGTIEEVRRKLEAARSRAQELERKTRYISSLRFILSYALEAGVETCPICGSKLDRKAASSRLEELEREYSQELAQFEEAKGELEALEGAYRDMESLLSSVSEYLKAREELERLSAEAEKIKTKLDQAAKSSAQISRRLSLLSGFLEEVTPEVVEEVVKRYNKALRVKQLREVLESVELELRSLGVSEAVLELEEEFRRVSEDLDKIRRRKADIHNELARLSEVLANVDEEFETLKAKLERFIYVHNRLNDIYNKLNVIKQNVRLKVIQEIQDELWNNFLKIYPYKDITAVRLALRDNAYEVEAVTADGATIGISKLSDGQRLAVALSLVISMRKLLGPKLGFLLLDDPLPYVDPNVRSALAGLIASLSKEYQVVVATQTEDLPREIASNGVDVAVVELSRAGNKPEVTTKHIFGRKD, encoded by the coding sequence ATGTGGGCGATATCGAGGATTAAACTAAAGGACTTCAAGGTATATTCAGGCGAGTACGAACTCGTATTGTCGCCAGTAACCGCCATAGTGGGTAGAGTCGGCGCCGGCAAGTCCTCTCTACTTCAAGCAATAGAGTTCGCCCTATTTGGAAGGGAGATGGAGACCAGACAGAGGATAGCGAAGCTCGTCGATTTGATAAACATCAATTCGGACAGCGCCTGGGTCGAGCTGGAACTGACCGACGGCACCGAGAAGGCCGTAATTAGGCGGAGCCTAAACAGGAGGGGACGTAGCCGCCTAGAGTTGAGGATAAGGGGAGAGAAGCTTTCGGATCTAGACGCCGAGGAGAAGCTCAAAGAGATCTCAGGCATCAGTAGCGAGGACTACGATAGAGTAATATATATATCACACTACGCGCTAGAGGACTTCATCCATGGCGACAAGATAAGAAGGACCTCGCTAATAGATAAAATACTTCAGATCGATATACTAGACAATATACAAAAGTTAATAAATAAATCTATAAAGAACTTATTAGAAGAAACTGAAAAAATTAGGATAAAAATAGCATATTATGAAAAGTATAGAGATATATTAGAGAAATATGGAAGCATATCCAAGATAAAAGAAGTAAAGACATCTTTAGAGAGAGAATTAGAGGAAATTTCTAGACAAGAAAATAATCTATTAACTAGATATAAACAACTTCTAGAAGATAGAAAAAAATACATCGATAAAATATCAAGGCTACAAGATAAAATAACGGCGTACTACAAGGCCAAATCGGAGCTAGAACTCCTTGAAGAATATGGATATAGCTACAACACAGAGCTAGCCCAGATAGACGAACTGAAGGACAGATTTCTCGGAATCTTAGCCGAATTCGAACATATAGTGAGCCCGCAGATAGTAGAGGCTATCTCCAAGGAGTCCGACCCTGCCAGACTGGCTGAGCTCTTTAACGACGCCTATAAGGAGCTCCTAAAGGCCAAGTCGTCTCTAAGCGAACTTTCCTCCTCAATAGAGGCACAACGAAATATGTTGCAAACTAAACTAAATGAGTTAAATATAGAAATATCTAAGGTGAGAGCCAAATTAGAACAACTAGATGTCCTATATAAAAAATTTAAGGACTTAGAATCTAAATACGGGACTATTGAGGAGGTGAGGAGGAAGTTGGAGGCGGCGAGAAGTAGGGCGCAGGAACTGGAGAGGAAGACGCGCTACATCTCGTCTTTGAGGTTCATACTGTCTTACGCCCTAGAGGCCGGCGTCGAGACGTGTCCTATTTGTGGATCTAAATTGGATAGGAAGGCCGCGTCGTCTAGGCTTGAAGAGCTGGAGAGAGAATATTCGCAAGAGCTCGCCCAGTTCGAAGAGGCGAAGGGAGAATTGGAGGCGCTAGAGGGGGCATATAGGGATATGGAGTCTCTGCTGAGCTCCGTCTCTGAGTACTTAAAGGCCAGGGAGGAGCTAGAGAGGCTGAGCGCCGAGGCCGAAAAGATAAAGACGAAACTGGACCAGGCCGCCAAATCGTCGGCTCAAATATCTCGCCGCCTCTCGCTCCTCTCGGGCTTCTTGGAAGAGGTCACGCCGGAGGTGGTCGAGGAGGTCGTCAAGAGGTACAATAAGGCCCTCCGGGTCAAACAGCTCCGCGAGGTCTTGGAGTCGGTAGAGCTCGAGTTGAGAAGTCTTGGCGTAAGCGAGGCCGTTTTGGAGTTAGAGGAGGAGTTCAGAAGGGTCTCTGAAGATCTGGACAAAATAAGGAGGAGGAAGGCCGATATACATAACGAATTGGCGAGGCTATCGGAGGTGCTGGCCAATGTGGACGAGGAGTTCGAAACCCTTAAGGCGAAATTAGAGAGATTTATTTATGTCCATAATAGACTCAATGATATTTATAATAAATTAAATGTAATAAAGCAGAATGTAAGATTGAAGGTAATTCAAGAGATACAAGACGAGTTGTGGAACAACTTCCTCAAGATATATCCCTATAAGGACATCACGGCGGTGCGGCTGGCCCTTAGAGACAACGCATATGAGGTAGAGGCCGTTACGGCTGACGGCGCCACTATAGGCATATCGAAGTTGAGCGACGGACAGCGGCTGGCGGTAGCCCTCTCGTTGGTTATATCTATGCGTAAGCTGTTAGGCCCCAAGCTGGGCTTTCTGCTACTGGACGACCCCCTGCCGTATGTAGACCCCAATGTGCGCTCGGCGCTGGCCGGCCTGATAGCGTCTTTAAGCAAGGAGTACCAAGTGGTGGTGGCGACTCAGACCGAAGACTTGCCCAGAGAGATAGCCTCCAACGGCGTCGACGTAGCTGTAGTGGAGCTGTCTAGGGCCGGGAACAAGCCCGAAGTGACGACTAAACATATATTTGGGAGAAAAGATTAG
- a CDS encoding arcadin 1 gives MVVVKGVVVSKQLVTDPTGIRYIKIDVVEEKDIPGPLIMSTPDEQAAQMAREIMPLVSQIVKSLPFSLNKIAVPRLTIWLTDEEAESLGEIDVGDNVDIEIEQGAIKIRPS, from the coding sequence GTGGTCGTCGTAAAGGGCGTTGTGGTGAGCAAACAGTTGGTGACAGACCCCACGGGCATCCGCTACATCAAGATCGACGTAGTCGAGGAGAAGGACATCCCGGGCCCCCTCATAATGTCCACGCCGGACGAACAAGCGGCGCAAATGGCTAGAGAAATCATGCCCCTTGTGTCCCAAATAGTTAAGTCCCTGCCGTTCTCTCTAAACAAAATAGCAGTGCCGCGTTTGACCATATGGCTGACCGACGAAGAGGCCGAATCTCTCGGCGAGATCGACGTAGGCGACAACGTGGATATAGAGATAGAACAAGGGGCAATAAAGATAAGACCGAGTTGA
- a CDS encoding methylase, with amino-acid sequence MRELCREVVAVDINPYACSTCKRHDVVCTHGLSAISRADLVVSNLPYLPPEEPPTDWEAVAIYDYGLVNNVLRWASAYRPEVLVLTFSSLGRADFVEEALNVLGRVIYKEIFHYFFEDIISIVVEPLRPTFGRS; translated from the coding sequence TTGAGAGAACTCTGTAGGGAGGTAGTCGCCGTAGACATAAATCCATATGCATGTTCTACATGTAAAAGACATGATGTCGTCTGCACCCACGGGCTTTCGGCCATATCGAGAGCCGACCTCGTGGTGAGCAACCTCCCGTATCTACCTCCGGAGGAGCCGCCTACAGATTGGGAGGCCGTCGCTATATACGACTACGGTCTCGTTAATAATGTGTTGAGGTGGGCCTCCGCCTACAGGCCCGAGGTGTTGGTACTAACGTTTAGTAGCTTGGGCAGGGCCGACTTCGTGGAGGAGGCCCTCAACGTGTTGGGTCGTGTTATATATAAAGAAATATTTCATTACTTCTTTGAGGATATTATCTCTATTGTAGTTGAGCCCCTTCGCCCAACTTTTGGAAGGTCTTAA
- a CDS encoding SRPBCC domain-containing protein: protein MELRYEGSLKLKDPSNFKKLLDPEVVGRVPPGTLSIIKEGEWYRAKMSVGVGGLRVTMDVRFKYAKASEDGTAVAGSASGLQGAVDFAITFRRQGDEALWSFNGNARGLISVLGKPIVDATARSIIEKVTSNLQAVV, encoded by the coding sequence ATGGAGTTGCGGTATGAAGGTAGCCTTAAGCTGAAGGACCCCTCTAACTTCAAGAAGTTGTTGGATCCCGAGGTCGTCGGCCGCGTGCCTCCCGGTACACTCTCGATAATTAAGGAGGGCGAGTGGTATAGGGCAAAGATGTCCGTAGGGGTCGGCGGGCTTAGGGTCACTATGGACGTCAGGTTCAAGTATGCGAAGGCGTCGGAGGATGGGACCGCGGTCGCGGGCTCGGCGAGCGGCCTGCAGGGCGCGGTCGACTTCGCCATAACCTTCCGAAGGCAGGGGGACGAAGCCCTGTGGAGCTTTAACGGCAACGCGAGGGGTCTAATTTCAGTCCTCGGCAAGCCCATCGTGGACGCCACGGCTAGATCCATAATAGAGAAGGTCACGTCGAACCTACAGGCAGTGGTTTGA
- a CDS encoding HTH domain-containing protein — MENLIYKVAYGRRREVLLLLYSEGPATLNRLKDRLGVSASALLFDISALEALGLVRRDGNVVELTDKGAKIASILSSVGPLRELSVLEVLGLRPFIVAMLASPHLKITAALLLATWIVSVYLSREALVGVIYTDMFNNIFIIILSSIISLISILLLVYFLSGRRVDIVHTILGLFPLLIYPPISASIGNYNVDYALKFVLLLLTCGTLATTTSYDVGSKYETTLLAYLSGMFVFPILIYLVLHVYI; from the coding sequence GTGGAGAATTTAATATATAAAGTCGCTTATGGCAGACGGCGGGAGGTCTTGTTGTTGCTCTACAGCGAGGGCCCCGCCACGCTGAATAGACTTAAAGATAGGCTGGGCGTTTCGGCGTCAGCTCTGCTATTCGACATCTCGGCGCTCGAGGCCTTGGGCCTCGTGAGGAGGGACGGCAACGTAGTTGAGCTCACAGATAAAGGCGCCAAGATCGCCTCCATTCTGTCCTCGGTGGGGCCTCTGAGAGAGCTCTCAGTGCTTGAGGTCCTAGGCTTGAGGCCATTCATCGTGGCCATGTTGGCGTCGCCTCATCTGAAAATAACGGCGGCGTTGCTCCTCGCCACGTGGATCGTCTCTGTATACCTCTCGAGAGAGGCCCTGGTGGGCGTTATATATACTGATATGTTTAATAACATTTTTATTATTATTCTTAGCTCTATAATATCATTAATATCAATATTATTATTAGTTTATTTTCTATCTGGTAGAAGAGTCGATATAGTACATACAATCCTAGGCTTATTTCCGTTGTTGATATACCCCCCGATTTCCGCCTCTATAGGGAACTACAACGTCGACTATGCCCTCAAGTTCGTGTTGTTGCTCTTGACGTGCGGCACTCTCGCCACTACGACGTCATACGACGTAGGCTCTAAATACGAAACTACGTTGCTAGCATATCTATCCGGCATGTTTGTATTTCCTATATTAATTTATTTAGTGTTGCATGTATATATATAG
- a CDS encoding DMT family transporter, which produces MLTGIALALFASVLWAIGPLLYKTGATESALDDLFSIALAALISALPLAALGLNLSLDVWAYGFLFSLLGPVLGTYAYLLSLRYAEVGLANLVSYAYIVMVPLLEAPAEGLSLRYLAAGAVAMAGLYAIMSSRRASAKGLALASLSALLYALSFLALGAATSSTDPWSFAFARSVSLFLIAAALEAARRRRPRLSGRIFLAAVLGYGVGGPAFILSVYEAGVVVPTIITALSPALTQILAASRLNERLDASSALGFLLVMAGIIIASV; this is translated from the coding sequence ATGCTGACGGGGATAGCCCTGGCCCTCTTCGCGTCGGTCCTATGGGCGATAGGCCCTCTGCTCTACAAGACGGGCGCCACCGAAAGCGCTCTGGACGACTTGTTCTCTATAGCCCTGGCGGCGCTCATATCGGCGCTCCCCCTGGCGGCTCTCGGCTTGAATCTATCTTTAGACGTATGGGCGTACGGATTTCTATTCTCGCTTCTGGGGCCGGTCCTGGGCACATACGCATATCTCCTATCGCTTAGATACGCCGAGGTGGGCTTGGCAAACCTCGTGTCGTACGCATATATAGTGATGGTGCCCCTCCTGGAGGCCCCAGCGGAGGGCCTATCGCTCCGATATCTAGCCGCCGGGGCGGTGGCCATGGCCGGCCTCTACGCCATAATGAGCTCCCGGAGGGCCTCGGCCAAAGGCCTGGCCTTGGCCTCCCTGTCGGCGCTCTTGTACGCATTGTCGTTTCTGGCATTGGGCGCCGCGACATCGTCTACAGACCCCTGGAGCTTCGCGTTCGCGAGGTCGGTCTCGCTTTTCCTCATAGCGGCCGCGCTGGAGGCCGCCAGGCGCAGGAGGCCTAGGCTGAGCGGCAGGATATTCCTCGCGGCCGTTTTGGGCTACGGGGTGGGAGGCCCTGCGTTTATACTTTCGGTCTACGAGGCCGGAGTCGTCGTGCCTACCATAATAACCGCGCTCTCGCCTGCGTTGACGCAGATACTGGCGGCGTCCAGGCTGAACGAAAGGCTTGACGCCTCATCGGCATTGGGCTTCCTCTTGGTGATGGCGGGCATAATCATCGCCTCAGTTTAA
- the albA gene encoding DNA-binding protein Alba, with product MAATEQTILVGKKPTTNYIIATVMAFNAGTKKVILKARGAAISKAVAAAVMVRDRFLPGKVQIKDVKLLSDKVQGQGGRERTVAAVEVVLEMA from the coding sequence ATGGCAGCAACAGAACAAACAATACTGGTGGGCAAAAAACCCACTACGAACTACATAATAGCGACGGTGATGGCGTTCAACGCCGGCACTAAGAAGGTCATATTGAAGGCCAGAGGAGCCGCTATTTCGAAGGCGGTGGCGGCTGCTGTCATGGTCCGCGATAGGTTCCTGCCGGGCAAGGTGCAGATAAAGGACGTCAAACTGCTCAGCGACAAGGTACAGGGCCAGGGCGGTAGGGAGCGCACCGTCGCCGCCGTCGAGGTAGTCCTCGAAATGGCGTAA